One Microtus pennsylvanicus isolate mMicPen1 chromosome 3, mMicPen1.hap1, whole genome shotgun sequence DNA window includes the following coding sequences:
- the Imp3 gene encoding U3 small nucleolar ribonucleoprotein IMP3 — translation MVRKLKFHEQKLLKQVDFLNWEVTDHNLHELRVLRRYGLQRREEYTRYNQLSRAVRELARRLRDLPERDPFRVRATAALLDKLYAIGLVPTRGSLELCDSVTASSFCRRRLPTLLLKLRMAQHLQAAVAFVEQGHVRVGPDVVTDPAFLVTRSMEDFVTWVDSSKIKRHVLEYNEERDDFDLDA, via the coding sequence ATGGTGCGGAAGCTCAAGTTCCACGAGCAGAAGCTGCTGAAGCAGGTGGACTTCCTGAACTGGGAGGTCACCGACCACAACCTTCACGAGCTGCGCGTGCTGCGGCGGTACGGGCTCCAGCGGCGCGAGGAGTACACGCGCTACAACCAGCTGAGCCGCGCCGTGCGCGAGCTGGCGCGGCGCCTGCGCGACCTCCCCGAACGCGACCCGTTCCGCGTGCGCGCCACGGCGGCGCTGTTGGACAAGCTCTACGCCATCGGCCTGGTGCCCACGCGCGGCTCGCTCGAACTCTGCGACTCCGTCACAGCCTCGTCCTTCTGCCGCCGCCGCCTGCCCACTTTGCTCCTCAAGCTCCGCATGGCTCAGCACCTCCAGGCTGCTGTGGCCTTTGTGGAACAGGGTCACGTCCGCGTCGGCCCTGACGTGGTCACCGATCCCGCCTTTCTCGTCACTCGCAGCATGGAGGACTTTGTCACTTGGGTGGACTCGTCCAAGATTAAGCGGCACGTGCTGGAGTACAATGAGGAACGCGATGACTTTGATCTGGATGCCTAG